The segment CACCACGGCACCGAGAGCGTCGCTTCCCTTCCTGCCGGCCAGGCCGAGCGCCAGGTAATTGCGGTTGTGCCGCTCGGAGTCGTTGCGCAGCAGGTGCGCCGGCAGGTTGTTCGAGGCGATCGCCAGGTCGGGATCGCCGTCGTGATCGAAATCCAGGACGGCGGAACCGCGCCCCACGTCCTTCAGCAGGAAGTAGTCGCCCGATCCCGCCGACACGTCGCGGAACCGGCAGCCTCCCAGGTTCTCGAACATCATGGCCGTCTGCTTGTACGTGATGGTGTCGGAATAGAGCTCGACGTTGTCGAGGATGTGGCCGTTGCTGACGAACATGTCGAGGTCGGCGTCCAGGTCGGCATCCAGGAAGTCGGTCCCGAAGCCGAGGGCGAGCAGGCTGGGGGCGCCCAGGCCGGAGGCGTAGCTCTCGTCGGCGAAGAGATTCGACCCGAGGTTGCGGTACAGCGAGTTGGTCTCCTGCGACAGGTTGGTGACGAAGACCTCCTCGCGCCCGTCGCCGTCGCAATCCCCCGCCGCCACCCCCATTCCGGCCTGCGGCATCCCGTCCTCGCTCAGCGCCGCCCCGGCCTTGCCGGCAATGTCCGTGAAAGTGCCGTCGCCGTTGTTGTGATACAGGAAGTTCGGGGTCGAGTCGTTCGCCACGTAGAGGTCCACCCATCCGTCGGCATCGAAGTCACCCCATACGATGCCCAGTCCCTTCCCCGAAGGATCGGCGATGCCCGCCTTCCGGCTCACGTCCTCGAAGCGCCCGCCGCCCAGGTTGTGGTACAGGACGTCGGGCAGGCCGCTGTAGGTCTGCGGGTGGCAGTAGGTGCGGTACCCCGGCTTCATGTCGCCGCAGTAGACATTGTTCTCGGGCGTGAAGTCGACGTAGTTGACGATGTAGAGATCCGGGAGACCGTCCCGATCGTAGTCGCCGAACGCGGCGCTGGTCCCCCAGGATGCATTGCGGATCCCGCCGGCGGCGGTCGCGTCGGTGAAGGTGCCGTCGCCGTTGTTGCGGAACAGCGTTTCGCGGCGATACGCGGTGACGAAGAGATCGGCGTCGCCGTCGTTGTCGATGTCGGCGCTGGTGCATCCCATGCCGTAGCCCGTCGCCGCGACTCCGGCACGGGTCGTGACATCCTCGAAGGTTCCGTCGCCCCGGTTGCGGTAGAGCACTGAGCCGGCCGGCGGCGTGCCCGGCCGCGCGCGCAAATCGCCGCTCTGCACGAAATAGAGGTCTCCCCAGCCGTCGCCGTCGAAATCGAGGACGCAGACTCCCGATCCCATCGTCTCCGCCATGTACTTCTCGGGCGATGCGCCGCTGCGATGCACGAATCTTATCCCCGCCTGCCGGGAGACCTCCTCGAACCGGAAAGGCGAGGGCGCCGGCTTCGCCTTGGGCGCGGAGGCTGACCCAACCGGCGGCGCCGGGCCGGAATCGCCGCGGCATGCGAGCAGCCCCGCGGCCAGGAGCAAGCAGGCGAGGGCGCGCTTCACGGCGGACCGCCGCTCCCGGGAAGAGGCGCCAGCGGCCCTCCCGGTGAATTGGCCTGCAGGCGCTGGTAGGCGTCGCGCTCCGCCTCGAACTCTTTCTGTT is part of the Candidatus Polarisedimenticolia bacterium genome and harbors:
- a CDS encoding CRTAC1 family protein, with translation MKRALACLLLAAGLLACRGDSGPAPPVGSASAPKAKPAPSPFRFEEVSRQAGIRFVHRSGASPEKYMAETMGSGVCVLDFDGDGWGDLYFVQSGDLRARPGTPPAGSVLYRNRGDGTFEDVTTRAGVAATGYGMGCTSADIDNDGDADLFVTAYRRETLFRNNGDGTFTDATAAGGIRNASWGTSAAFGDYDRDGLPDLYIVNYVDFTPENNVYCGDMKPGYRTYCHPQTYSGLPDVLYHNLGGGRFEDVSRKAGIADPSGKGLGIVWGDFDADGWVDLYVANDSTPNFLYHNNGDGTFTDIAGKAGAALSEDGMPQAGMGVAAGDCDGDGREEVFVTNLSQETNSLYRNLGSNLFADESYASGLGAPSLLALGFGTDFLDADLDADLDMFVSNGHILDNVELYSDTITYKQTAMMFENLGGCRFRDVSAGSGDYFLLKDVGRGSAVLDFDHDGDPDLAIASNNLPAHLLRNDSERHNRNYLALGLAGRKGSDALGAVVRVPAGGRVLYAERRSASSYLSQSDSVLLFGLGEEAQPRTVEVRWPGGKAESFAIPEVDRYYLLQEGSGSARAAPAGAAWRKK